DNA sequence from the Phycisphaerae bacterium genome:
TTTTGGCAAACTCGGCTTCCTGGCTGAGTTCAGCCTCGACGATGTCGCTGCGTACCTGGATGCTGTCCTGAACGACCCTGCGATTGTCAGTTCCCGCATGATGATCGAGGTGACGATCACTCGCCCGGATGGCTCCTCAGTCCGATCCCTAGCGGTGAATGACTGCGTCGTCAATACCGGGCCACCGTTCCGGATGATCGAGCTGTCGATTGCGATTGACGGCCACTTTCTGACCGATGTCAGCGGCGACGGTCTCATCCTTGCCACCCCCTGCGGATCCACCGCACACAACATGTCCGTCGGCGGACCGATCGTGCATTCGGGCGTGCAGGCCCTGATCATGACTCCGATTGCCCCGCATTCCCTGACCCATCGTCCGCTGGTCATGTCGGGTGAATCGAGCATCGAGGTGCTCGCCCGCCAGGCCAACGCCGGTACGACCGTGGTCATCGATGGGCAAGCCATGTTCCCGCTGGGGATTGGCGACCGGCTCGTTGTTCATCGGGCGGACGTGGCGTTTCAATTGGTCTGCCATCCCACCCAGCACCGCTGGCACACGCTGACTCGGAAGCTCAAGTGGGGACAGTAGCCGGCGTTTTTGTGCCGGATTTCCGAGAGAATTTGCCCATCGTGGTCCTCAACAAGGCTGTTTCCTCCGGTTTTCACCCCTTTCCGGCGTGATTCTGACGAAATTCGTTGATTTTGCCGCGTTTTTTACTGGACGTTGCCTAGGTGAGTGTTTATATTCCCGGTGCGCACGAGCCCGTGTAAGGCTCGCCTTATGTTACAAGGAGGTAGCCATGGCTAAGGCAATGTCAAAATCCGCCGTCGCGGCGGCACTCGCGGAACGAGTGTGTGTTCCCAAGAAGCAGGCCACCTTGTTCCTGCAAGAGCTGGCCGCTCTGGCCTACGATGAGGCCAAGAACAGCTTCACGCTGCCGGGGCTCGGCAAGCTGGTGCTCGTCCAGCGGAAGGCCCGCATGGGCCGCAACCCCGCCACCGGCGAGACCATCAAGATTGCGGCCAAGAAGGTCGTGAAGTTCCGCGTGGCCAAGGCCGCCAAGGACGCGATCCTGGGCGGTGGCGCGCCCAAGAAGGCCGGCAAGAAGTCGGCCAAGAGGAAACGCTGATCCGCCTGCCGGCCGCGTCGATGGAGTGGCATGGCCGATTGAGCGGCCTGCGATTCGGCGACCGGGTCGGCTGTCGGAAAAGCCAATGAAAACGGGGCGTCTCCTGATCAACGAGACGCCCCGTTTGTGCTTACAGTTTCCGGAGTACAGCCCGTCCGGTCGGCGATGGTCCCAGGACGGACGACGAAAGGCCGCTGCTCTACCGCGCGAACTCGGTTGCCCGCATTTCCCTGATCACCGTGACCTTCACTTCGCCCGGGTAGGTCATTTCCGCCTCGATCTGCTTGGCGATGTCGATCGCGGTCTTGGTCGCCAGGCCGTCGGTTACCCGGTTGGCGTCGACGATCACCCGGATCTCGCGTCCGGCTTGTACGGCGTACGCCTGCTTGACGCCGGGGTAGCGGCCGGCGATTTGCTCAAGCTGCTCCAGCCGCTTGATGTAACGTTCCAGCGATTCGCGGCGGCTTCCTGGCCGCGAAGCGCTCACCGCGTCCGCGGCGGCGACCAGCGGCGTGTAGACGCTGGTTGCCTCAATGTCGCCGTGGTGCCCCGCGATGGCGTTGATCACCTCCGGCCGTTCGTTGAACCGTCGGCAGATGTCTGCCCCGATCTGGGGGTGGCCGCCCTCGACCTCATGATCCACCGCCTTGCCGATGTCGTGCAGCAATCCGCATCGCCGGGCAAGGGTGCCGTCCAGGCCGAGTTCGTCGGCCATGATCTGGCACAGGAAAGCGACCTCCATGCAGTGCTGCAGGACGTTCTGCCCGTAACTGGTGCGATAGCTCAGGCGGCCGAGCAGGTCGATCTGCTTGCGGTTCAGGCCGCCGACATTGGCCTCGACCGCGGCTTTCTTGCCCCGCTCGGTGATCTCGCGGGCGACCTGTTCGCTGGTTTCCTGCACGATTTCCTCGATTCGGGTGGGGTGAATGCGGCCGTCCTGGATCAAGTGCTCCAGCGACAGACGGGCGATTTCCCGCCGCACCGGATCGAAAGCGCTGACTACGACCACGCCGGGGGTATCGTCGACGATCACGTCCACGCCCGTGGCCTTCTCGAACGCCCGGATATTGCGGCCTTCGCGGCCGATCACGCGCCCTTTCATGTCGTCCGAGGGGATGTCGACCGTACTGACCGTGGCAGCGCTGGTGTGTTCGGTGGCGTATCGCTGAATGGCGGTGACGACGATCTCACGGGACTTGGCCTGGGCTTCCTCTTTGGCCAGATTGACCGTTTTCTGGACCATCTCGGCCGCATCATGTTCGACCTCGTCCTTCAAGCGGTTGAACAGGAGCTGCTTGGCCTCTTCGATGGACATGCCGCTGATCCGCTGCAGCTGCTCGCGCTGCTGCTTAAGAACCCGGCCGACCTCCTCCTCTCTCTGAGTCAGGCTCGTTTCACGATCCTTGACCCGCTGCTCGCCCTGCTCCAGGGCCCGTTCCTTGGTACTCAGGGTATCCAGCTTCTTGTCGAGATTGTCCGCGCGTTTCTCGAGCTTGCGTTCGAGTTCCTTGATTTCGTCCCGGTCCTTGGCGCTTTGTTTTTCGAACTCCTCCTGTTTCTGGATGAAGTGTCTCTCAGCGTTAACCTGGGCTTTCTCAACGATGACTTCGGCTTGCTTCTGCGCCTCGTTGACGATGCGCTCCGCTTCCTCGAGGGCGGCCACGCGGCGGCGTTTGCTCAACACGGTCAACAGGCCCCAGCCGATGACCACGCCCGCCACAAAGTCGAGGATCCAGAGGGCGATCATCGCGGAGTTGTCCATCGCGATGGGCACTCCCATGATTACCACCTTCTTCCTTATATGATCATCACCCGCCCCGCGAGTCAGCATCCGGCGAACTCATGCCGGCGCCCCGGACTCGGTTGAACCGCAAGGCAGCGATGCTATCCAGTGGGGGATCGGGAAGACGCAAGGAGGGAACCGCGTGGACTTCGCGCACGACCGAAGGCCGGGCGGCGCCACGATTTCAGGTGGACCACCTGTCGGAGGCAGATCGTAACTCCCGCCGATACAACGGGATGAGCAGGCTCACGTCAGAGTCATCCGTTCGGGATACCGCACGAACCACACTCGGGTGCTAGGCATGAGAACGGTCACGCGTTACCCCTGTTGCTTCATCCTCACTCCGGTCATGACACGGGCGAAGAAGTCGCACTCTTGGCACTCTCCGGCGACCTTCGCCCTGACGCTTGCCTGTACCCTCGAACCGCCGCGACTGGCGGACACACGACGATGGCGCCTTCGTACACCTCCGGGCATCGCCCGTGTCATCCACGGCCATCGCCCGACGAATACCTGAGCCCTCAGGCATCCGAGAAGACGCACTCAGCTTAACAAACGCTCCTCATGTCCGGTCGGTGGAGCCTTCTCTATCACCGACCTCGATCCCCATAGGTTACGGCCACCGCCCGCGGCCTCCCTCGGTCTCGCGAAAAGCGGGCCACAACCTCTTGGAGAATAGGTGATTGCGCAACCCGTGCGCACTATTCACGCGTCGTTCATTATAAGTCAGGAATCCGGGACGTCAAGAGAGAAAGCGTCCAGCCTAAGCACAATAAGTTCACCTTCGGCGTATGCCTTCCTGCCCTGCCTCGTTCGTCTTGGTGAGACGGCCCGATTCCTGTCGGAAGGGTGCATTCCCTCTGGGGCAGACGGCCCCGGACGGACCGTCTTCCGCGTCGGGACACGCCGTCGGCTGGCGATGATCTTCCCTGGTCGCCTGGGTCACTGATCGTCACGGCGAGCCGCGGAGGGCAGCCGGCCCCGCTGGCAGCCGGCGAGGAGTCGCTCGGCCTTGGATTGGGCGGAGGCCATCTTTGGCCAGCGGATTTCGGCGTAGCCGGTGACCGATTCGACGCACCGGAGGGCCTCAAGGTAGGCGGCGTACTCCGTTTCAGTCGTCCAGGTGAAAGCATCGACCCGCTGTTCATACCACGCTAAGAAGGCTTGCTCACGGTGCCGCCAGTAGGGAATGATCCGCCGCAGGAAACGCATGTTGCGAAGGACATACAGTGTCCAGTGCGGTACCACGATGTCGATCTGCTTGCCGAAGAACCGCGGGTGGAACGTGCGTCGATACCGCATCTTGTCGCCGTTGGCGGGGTTGACGTTGTAGCGTTGCCGGTCTCGGCGGCGTTTCTCGTAACTGGTCAGGAGGTGGGCGACGAAGAACTCGTCCTTGATCAGCATCAGCTTGGCCAGGTTCCAGATCACCGCCCGGGTAGCCGCGAAACCGTGCCGCTCGTCATCCGCCAGGAAGGTGCGGCGAACACGGTCTACATAGCGCCTCGCGTAGCTCAGGCCGCCCCAGTGAATAAGGTCATAGATGCGGATGGCGATGTCGCGCATCGTTTCTCGATCGAGTTCCCGGCAGGCCCGCAGCGTGGTGTAGGTCATGTGCTTGTAGGCCCGAGCGAGCTTGGTGTCGGGAAGCCGCCGGCTCCCCGTCGGTCCCGGCCGCTCGGAGCGAGGAAGTCTCCGACCGCCGCGAGTGGTCTTGCGGTCTGCCCGGAGGGCCTTCCGGCTGCCGAGCAGACGCATGTTGAGGTAGGCGGCCTTGGCGCGCACCGTTCTGGCCAGCGAACGGGACCGCGTGCTTCGCGATTCGCCGAGCCCGCTCGACTCACCGTCGGCCGCAGCCAGCAGGTCTCCTCGGCTGTCGGCGAAGAGATCGGCGAACAGATCCGGTCGGCAGACGAGTTTTCGCCCTACGTCGAAGGCCCGCAGGTTCTTCTTGAAATCCGCCCGGATAGTACCGCGGATTCCCTCCTTCAGGGCATCCAGCGAGACGGGAATGAGCCCGCGCTGCCAGGCGATTCCCAGCATGGTGATGTTCATGTACAGCTTGGTGCCGAAGATGCGTTCACACAGCAGCGACACGCGGGCCGCGAAGTAGCCGTCCGGTCGGGTGGCCTTCCGCAGGCACAGCTCGAGGTACTCGACGTTGATTTCGTCCCGGCCCATGAGCGTTCGAATCGTGGGGCTGGCATCGGTGTTGACAACCACGGCCGTCCGCTTCGGGCTGGCCACGCGGAACTTCTGCCCGGCATCGATCGCCCGCACCGCCTCCAGCGGGTCCATGCCGATGAGCAGGTCAGCCTTCCCGTACCCAACGACCATGGACGCCACCGGTTCGTTGGCCGGCGTGCCCGGCTCACGACCCCCTGGTGCCGAGGGGGCATCGCTGCTGACCGCTGACTGCTGGCTGTTGGCTGCTCGGGTATACACAATCTGCGAGTAGACCGCCCCATTCCGGATCGCCAGACCCTTCTTGTCGCTGAACTGGACGTGGTAGCCTTCCTGCTGACCGGCCAGGACCAGAATGCTGCCCGCCGTGCCGATCCCCATGCCGCCGACTCCGGCCAGCCAGACTCGCCATGTGTCGCCTTTGAATTGGACGGGGACCTCGGGGATGTCCTCGAGGGCGATCTTGTGTCCCCGGGGCGTGGGCCGGCGCCGGCGGGTGATGATGACTTCCTCGAACGAGGGGCAAGCCTCGACTTTGGCACACGCCCCGTCGTTGACGCACCAGGACAGGTCGGTCTGCACCTTGGGGCCGTAGTCGGTGGGCACCACGGTCAGGCCCGGGCAACCGGTGTTGTTCGTGCACTCCAGGCAGTAGTCGCAGACCTCCGGGGTGACGTTCATGTGCACCTGGCGGCAGACAAAGCCGAACTTCCGCTGCTCGTTGCGCTGGGCCCTGAGCCGCCGACGGTTGAAGGTGATGCCGCACTCCTTGTCGGCGATGATGATCTTGACCCCGTCGGCCAGGATGGTCTGCTCGAGGGTGCGGTTGTATTCCTTGTGATTGTCCGGATCTGTCCGGATGACTGGACACTGCCCGCCGGTGATGGCCCGGACCATCTGCTCGATTTCCTGGGTGGGAATGGGGCGATTGAGCAGGTCGTTTGGTACGGAAGGCAGCGGCTGGTGGCCGGTCATGGCCGTCGTCCCGTTGGCCAGGATGATGTAGGTGATGTCCTGGCAGGCGGCTATCGAGTTGCTGATCGCGGTGAGGCCGGAGTGGAAGAAGGTCGAGTCGCCCATGAACACGACCTGCTTGTTATTGATGAACGGATCGATGCCGCTGCCGGTGCCGCCGCCCAGACCCATGCCGGAGTAGTTGTGCATGAGCTGGGAATTGGGCTCGAACATGAGCATTGTGTAGCAGCCCGTGTCGCCGTGAAAGACCAGGTCGACGGCCCCGCGGCCGTGCCGGCGACGCATGTAACCCTCGTCTGCGAATCGCCTCTTGATCTTCAGTAAAAGTCCGGACGAATCGCGGTGCGGGCAGCCCGGGCAGAATGTTGGAGTGCGTGCCGAGATGCTCGCATCGAACTTAGCGGTTTCGGCAATGACCCGCAGCTCGGAGTCGATGGCCTTGGCCGCCTTGCGGGCCAGCGGTGACTGGATGGACCGCAGGAAGCGCCCGAGGCGATCGGTCACGATCGAGACGTTCAGGCCCTGGACCGACGGAAATCCGCTCGCCTCCTGAGGGAATTGTTTGCCCCACAGTTGTGCGATGCGGCGGCCGCCGGCTTGCGCGTAATGAATCGCGAGTCCTGCCATCTGCTCCTCGATGAACGACCGGCGTTCCTCGATGATGACCAGGTGCTTGAATCGGGCCAGGAGCGGCTCGATCTGCCGCGGGTTGAGCGGGTAGCTCACTGCCAGTTTCAGCACCGGCACGCTGTGCAGAAGCCCGAGATCACTCAGTGACTGGCGAACATATTGCCACGCCATGCCGCTGGTGACGATGGCAACCTCGTTCTGGCCGGGTACGTCGTCGAGGCGGTTGAGGCCGAGCCGTTCGACTTCGCGGAGCAGTCTGTCGAGACGCTGGGGGAGGTCCAGCTCGCGGCGACCGGTCCGCGGAGGCAGGAGCACGCGGCTCTCGAGATCCAGCGTGTCGGTCTGCAGATCGAACCGGTGATTGGCGTTGGTCAGCGGGTAGTGGTTGGGGCAGCAGATCACCGATCCGCCACCGTCGGCCAGCGGCGTGGTCAGCACATAGCCCGTGTAGAGTCCTGAGGCCCGGGAGAGAGAGAAACCCGCACCGACGTAGTCCTTGATCTCCTGCGGGGTGCTCGGCTCGATGACGGGTACCTGGTGGTGCCGGAAGAGGAAGCGTGAATCGGCTGGGACCTGGGTGCTCTCGTTCCAGGGGTCGTCGCCGGCGACGATGACCGCCCCGCCGTCGGCGTGTGGGCCGGCCAGATTGCCGAGGGCCAGCGCGTCGCTGGCCACGTGGAGCCCCACGCTCTTGAATGCGGCCAGGGACCGGAGCGGTCCCATCTGGGAGCCATTGACCGCGGCCACCGAGAGGGCTTCGTTGTTGGCAATCCGGCCCTCGATGCCCCGTTCCTTGAGCAGGTCGGCCAGATCGGCAAGCACGTCGAAGAACGTGGCCACCGGCGAACCGGGGTAGCCGGTCAGCAGGTGCACGCCGCCCTCGGTCTCGAGGGCGCCTTTGACCAGCAACTCGTTGCCGTTGAAGACATCGACGCCGGACTCACGCAGGAACTTGGATTGTGCCGTCTTGCTCATCGCTGGTCACTGCAGGTCGCCGGTCCGGTCCGCCTCCCGGACTGATCCACGAGTATAGCGGCTCTGTCCGGGGGAGACAAAGCCTCACTGAACGGTCGTGCTCTGCGGGGACCCGCGGAAATGCGACCGCGGGCGGAGTGGCGCGGATTGGCTCGATCCCGGGCATGCGGTTCCGGGTATCGTCAGGCAGGCGGATCAGCAGGTGGACGACCTGGCCGTGAAACCAGCTTGCTGGTGGTGCACCACCTGTCGATGGCGCGGCCGAGGGCGCTCGGGTATCTCCACGCTGCGGGCCATCGGCGGCCTGTCACGTGAAAGGAGCACGCGATGCACGGCAGATGGACGCGGCGCACGGTTCTCGGTACCGCATCGGCGGGAGTTCTGGCCGCCACGACACTCGCCAAAGCTGAGAGCGAGACTGGCGGGGCGGGGCCCGCGGTTGGCCCTCGGGGCGGCTTCACCAAGACGTGCGTCTTGCGGGTGTTCATCGGGGTGAACCCGGCCTGGCCGAAGCCTGACCCGGACTTGCAGGCAGAGGCCAAACGGCTCCAGGCCGGAATCGATCAGGTGCCGGGCCTCGAGGACGTCGAGTTCCTGAGCAACGCTCTGGTCAGGGACGCCGACACGCTGGGCGGCCTCACCCGCCAAGTGCTATGGGGTGGGCACCATGCTGGTGTCAACCGGCAAGATCGTGGACGTCCCCGATGTGGACCGGGGCTGCCGCACCAAGATCACGGTCAAGGTCCGCGATGCCCGCAAGATGTTCGAGGGTTGGTCCCATGGTTTGCACCGGGTGATCTTCTACGGCAATCACCTGGCGGACACACGACGGCTGGCGCGGTTCATCGGTGTCGACGTGTTCGAGGAGGGGTAGGAGACAAGCAGGGCCCAATGAGGTCCGCTGACGGGAAGAGGAGGAGGGCGCGGCGGAGAGGATCGGCATCGCCTACCTTTCCGCCGCTCGTTTTGTGCTCCGCTCCGGCCGGCTTCGCCGCGATCTGGCCGTGCTCGGACATGATCGCAGTGCGATCGACACGTACGAGCGACCTCTCGAACCGTTGGTCCACGAGCTGGTATGAGGGGCGGGCAGAAACCACGCTGTCTCTCCTTGTTGGGTACAGAGTGATGTAGCGCAGGCGCTCTGGTA
Encoded proteins:
- a CDS encoding indolepyruvate ferredoxin oxidoreductase; this encodes MSKTAQSKFLRESGVDVFNGNELLVKGALETEGGVHLLTGYPGSPVATFFDVLADLADLLKERGIEGRIANNEALSVAAVNGSQMGPLRSLAAFKSVGLHVASDALALGNLAGPHADGGAVIVAGDDPWNESTQVPADSRFLFRHHQVPVIEPSTPQEIKDYVGAGFSLSRASGLYTGYVLTTPLADGGGSVICCPNHYPLTNANHRFDLQTDTLDLESRVLLPPRTGRRELDLPQRLDRLLREVERLGLNRLDDVPGQNEVAIVTSGMAWQYVRQSLSDLGLLHSVPVLKLAVSYPLNPRQIEPLLARFKHLVIIEERRSFIEEQMAGLAIHYAQAGGRRIAQLWGKQFPQEASGFPSVQGLNVSIVTDRLGRFLRSIQSPLARKAAKAIDSELRVIAETAKFDASISARTPTFCPGCPHRDSSGLLLKIKRRFADEGYMRRRHGRGAVDLVFHGDTGCYTMLMFEPNSQLMHNYSGMGLGGGTGSGIDPFINNKQVVFMGDSTFFHSGLTAISNSIAACQDITYIILANGTTAMTGHQPLPSVPNDLLNRPIPTQEIEQMVRAITGGQCPVIRTDPDNHKEYNRTLEQTILADGVKIIIADKECGITFNRRRLRAQRNEQRKFGFVCRQVHMNVTPEVCDYCLECTNNTGCPGLTVVPTDYGPKVQTDLSWCVNDGACAKVEACPSFEEVIITRRRRPTPRGHKIALEDIPEVPVQFKGDTWRVWLAGVGGMGIGTAGSILVLAGQQEGYHVQFSDKKGLAIRNGAVYSQIVYTRAANSQQSAVSSDAPSAPGGREPGTPANEPVASMVVGYGKADLLIGMDPLEAVRAIDAGQKFRVASPKRTAVVVNTDASPTIRTLMGRDEINVEYLELCLRKATRPDGYFAARVSLLCERIFGTKLYMNITMLGIAWQRGLIPVSLDALKEGIRGTIRADFKKNLRAFDVGRKLVCRPDLFADLFADSRGDLLAAADGESSGLGESRSTRSRSLARTVRAKAAYLNMRLLGSRKALRADRKTTRGGRRLPRSERPGPTGSRRLPDTKLARAYKHMTYTTLRACRELDRETMRDIAIRIYDLIHWGGLSYARRYVDRVRRTFLADDERHGFAATRAVIWNLAKLMLIKDEFFVAHLLTSYEKRRRDRQRYNVNPANGDKMRYRRTFHPRFFGKQIDIVVPHWTLYVLRNMRFLRRIIPYWRHREQAFLAWYEQRVDAFTWTTETEYAAYLEALRCVESVTGYAEIRWPKMASAQSKAERLLAGCQRGRLPSAARRDDQ
- the rny gene encoding ribonuclease Y, producing the protein MIALWILDFVAGVVIGWGLLTVLSKRRRVAALEEAERIVNEAQKQAEVIVEKAQVNAERHFIQKQEEFEKQSAKDRDEIKELERKLEKRADNLDKKLDTLSTKERALEQGEQRVKDRETSLTQREEEVGRVLKQQREQLQRISGMSIEEAKQLLFNRLKDEVEHDAAEMVQKTVNLAKEEAQAKSREIVVTAIQRYATEHTSAATVSTVDIPSDDMKGRVIGREGRNIRAFEKATGVDVIVDDTPGVVVVSAFDPVRREIARLSLEHLIQDGRIHPTRIEEIVQETSEQVAREITERGKKAAVEANVGGLNRKQIDLLGRLSYRTSYGQNVLQHCMEVAFLCQIMADELGLDGTLARRCGLLHDIGKAVDHEVEGGHPQIGADICRRFNERPEVINAIAGHHGDIEATSVYTPLVAAADAVSASRPGSRRESLERYIKRLEQLEQIAGRYPGVKQAYAVQAGREIRVIVDANRVTDGLATKTAIDIAKQIEAEMTYPGEVKVTVIREMRATEFAR
- a CDS encoding HU family DNA-binding protein; protein product: MAKAMSKSAVAAALAERVCVPKKQATLFLQELAALAYDEAKNSFTLPGLGKLVLVQRKARMGRNPATGETIKIAAKKVVKFRVAKAAKDAILGGGAPKKAGKKSAKRKR
- a CDS encoding NAD(+)/NADH kinase, translated to MHDRPSVVVLYNPAKPDAKATTASLVETLRPKATVLATGPITDVLACVNRNPGRILVLGGDGSLLSVARSTAHLGIPLVGVNFGKLGFLAEFSLDDVAAYLDAVLNDPAIVSSRMMIEVTITRPDGSSVRSLAVNDCVVNTGPPFRMIELSIAIDGHFLTDVSGDGLILATPCGSTAHNMSVGGPIVHSGVQALIMTPIAPHSLTHRPLVMSGESSIEVLARQANAGTTVVIDGQAMFPLGIGDRLVVHRADVAFQLVCHPTQHRWHTLTRKLKWGQ